The genomic stretch gaagtcctccttaagaggcgatgtttgtggttgtttacatttgtgcccaagcaggtgaagacctctatgaggcaattggcggaacccaagggatatgcaatctatcccccgctattctgttgagtcgtccctctgctcacacggctgtgtgttgatgcattgggacacaaacccaagatcttgtgctgttgcataatcgagtcagagtcttgagcgtagaagggtccctccattctagacccacgctcctttgtctgaagctctccctggtcagggataagagttgtgaagtctaatcttcactcacctttcatcagcttcaccttagcccctcaatggcaaggttaagagctaaccttaccccgatacagaggcttgtttgttgaggttgatatgacccctcgactaaagcctagccctgatgtttgagccccttgttggtgtgtttatttcatgttgtatatgtttgtgtggtgtgattgtatcccctaggtttgctagactccgcgtagtctcgtttgcatgtcaattaaggtagcacggttccttcgtataggacttcctttcttgcttgagctttcctaaaacacaaacaaacattatcctctcttaaggatacgtcaactccttctactacaggtgagtaagtctccaaaggtcgagcatccggtagattgcgtagtgacgttgtccacctaaaaaacacaaaccaacaggaatagtttagccgaactacggcaactctgattctcatgtccagatgagatacgtaggcacgagaggcgatgtcttgtcgagtttgactaacaactaacactaatgcttttctctcgccctcgttgcgattgagacctcccctttctcttgccctagttgcaatcgagacccttcttcttgttgtgtgcttggaagctgatgtaagtccatcgagtggcattcgggttccagtgtgtgtgttttggttcggatgctgatgtaagcccagtgattggcattcaggctccacgtttgcctccttgtgtgtgtttttggttcggatgctgatgtaagtccagtaattggcattcagactccacgtttgcctttgcctgtgtttgtttgagtgcgtgttagccgagctacgaatgctctgattctccttcatcctaaggagatacgtatgcataggatgcgacatcctagcgagcatgtgtcgtttccctagtccgaactactttgactctgatgtctatgcttgatagactaagtaggcccaggatgcgatatcctgccgagtcagtcttgtctgttttcttgtgtctctttcagcctgtgtagatgtgtgtttgagcagtgttttagcaaccattttccttcctattgtgcgtggatcccgtcgagtacgacggatgcgtaggggtgctaataccttcccttcgcataaccgactcccgatcccattctctttggtcgcgagaccatgctttttcccaggtttactctgagcgtttcctttccctctttggggataaataacgcacggtggcggctctgttgttcttgttttcccgccggtttttcgcgtaatgcgacagcttCATGCAGCCAATGGGATTCGAACCCTAGCGAAACACAAAGGCCACGGTTTTGCATGGTAAAATATGGATCAAAGCGTTCTCAAAAATATTGAACTTCATCTTCCTCGCGCGGCCAGCCATGAACAGTAGAGCTCAAGAACACTCAAGAACATTTGCTCCAGATTTTCAAAATGAGCATATCAAAACGTAGCACATACATCATGGATCATGAATCAAGGCATGGCTAAGTCTAAATCACCACATACAAAGAGAATCGAAGCCATGAACATTTGCACATGAAACTTTAAATCGACCTAACTCACTCAATATTGCATGGATTTCAATGATTTAAAGCTCAGAACACTCAGCATTGCAAGATCTACAACATTAGCATGATAATTTTAAGAATTAGAGAGATCGAAATTgtgacctcttgatgagcagcttTGAAATTCAATGGattcaggccttgcaatgctccaatgcttctctatgatgcttgtacaGTTGATTGGAAGAGAAATTGAGGATTAATTGTGCACGATTTCAACAAATTTTGGATTCACCATTAATGCTTCATGCTTTGAATGTGCTTCAATTCAGCTCTGTTTCAACCAGTTCCACGTGCAAATCTCCTTGATAATGCTCCaggatgatgaatcaagcaagaGAAATGCAAGTTGTTTGGAGAAAAttgaagaaatttttgagagaaaatttgagagttctagatctagatctgaaattatgagtTGTTGTTAGTGAAAAACAGTTATGGTTATGCTTatatatgctccactaatcatgtttaattaatcTTAAGCCATTTGGTAAATGTAATTAGCAATTTGGGAGTGTATGTGCAAAATTGGGATTTCACCTCTTTGCATGGTGTGCATGGTGAATAATGCACGAATTtcccttcaaattcacttcaaatgaTGTTTTGGAGCCAAATGCAATGGTAGCATGTGCAAATGATgtacaaaatttaaattccacattttccctccaaaaatcaagtgaaattACAAATATTCATGTGAAtgtaatgcatgtcatgtaatgcaagatttggaaactagaggttaaaaggagaatttagcaaaaagaaccacttgaattggagttttggttgagaagttatgcccatttgaagttccatgttcactttGTCAAGATTGAaccatatctccttaaccacacatgagaaattgatgatcttggactttttggaaatgggagagaaagatctacaactttcatgttcaacaaaatttcctttgaagctttcttgatgatgtaatcttgagttgaaaacatttccatttttggcaaattcaaattataggtcactttttatttttggaaagttttgtcctgactttaaattcttcaatgttgatgtttgaaatgtcaaatgagacttgtttgaacatgaatgaagtatttctactcacttcccacctccaaatccaacagttgacttgtagttgacttttgtggttgatagatgacttggtcatgcacagatgattttgaacctcaatctcttgatgaaataactccaaaatgaaaccctagcttatacaagaTCAAAAAAATCATATGATGACCCCCATCTCAttgaagacctcatctccttgaaaatccctgattggtataatgcaactgattagggttgaccagaggtcaaaaccctaatcccaaggaatctgagcatgaataatgaaccatgatgatgatgatgtaccattccaatcaagataatactcaacctctttgaggaaccaaaaaaccctaattgaagcacaaaccctcagatgattggtgatcaatccaataagaccctcaggcttgcatcccttaacctctccatcttctaagaaagacttaggaggatgacttgctcattgtttccacatggtatgcaaagatgtaatgcctaatgtcctaaaaatgagatgcaatatgctaaactagtcccaagagaggagggaaaattttgaggtgttacacatagCAAACAATTTTAAACTCAATCTCTGTTCAATCAAGCGAAACAAAAGAATATGTTGCACCCGTGTCAATAATAGTAATCAACGGAGTACCATTAATAAAACATGTACCTCAAATGAATATGTTTGAACTAGTAGTCTCTGACCCACTCAAAGAAAAAACTTTCCCTCTAGACTGAACCTTCTTAGGTTTCTGGAATGAGTACTAATTGTGACATGGCTTTTCACAGTTGAAGAAAGTTAGACTATTACTCTTACAATCAACAATAAGATGTCTAGTCTTCCCACACTTGAAGCATTTATTCTTAGAACTCTTGTAGTCATTGGCACGATGACCTGCGAtcccacacttaaaacactttACAGAAGTGGGTGTCTCTCCTCCACTTAGTCTTTTCTCATCTAAGACCCTATGTTTCCCCTTTTCAGTTGGAGCACTATACAATTTCCCACGATACTGATTATTCCCtttcttctcactaagactcttaTAGTAAACATAATGTGTTCTACTATCCTCATCATATATCCTACACTTACTTACCAGCATAGGAAATTTGTGAATCTCATGGTGCCCAATACCTTGCTTGATCTAGGGGCGCAATCCACTTTCGAACTTGATACACTTCGACCCCTTAGCAACCGCACCATTGTAGTATGGAcaaaacttcatcaattcttcgATCTTAGCAGCATATTCAACAACTGTCATATTTCCATACTTTAGTTTGAGGAACTCGATATCCTTCTTACTGTGCACACTCTCTGGAAAGTACTTCTCTAGGAAATATGCTATGAACACAACATATGTAATCTCAGTACCAACAGCCTCCAGTATTCCACCAGTCTTCAGGCTCTTCTGACAACATGTGAGTACCGAATTGTACCTTATGAACTTTAGTGAAGGTCATCACTCAAAAATAATCTCAACCTCTCTAAATCATGTATGTACACCCTCTGGATCATATATTCCCTTGAAAGTCGGCGGATCATTTCTCTGAAACTTCCCCAATCCAAAGAACTCATCACCAGCATGATACGGGCTGACCTTGTAGCGCATGAGCCACTGACTCCAAAGCATCGAAAATTGCTTGGTTGTTTCTTCCAGCCATTTCTCTgcatacaaacaaacaaacattAGAAGAAATAACACATCAATAGTGTACACACACATGTCACATACTAGGGAATAATTAACATGTTAAAAACCTGGCAGATGGACCGaccagactctgataccactaatgtaacacaataaaccccaaaacttatataaaaaGTATTACTCgacaatttaaggtgtcaccGACGACCACCATCTAAAACTCAACAAAACATTTGAAATTACACAGCGGAATCAACATACTAAAAATCTTTCAAATTAACTCCATCAATAAAGTATTGAACTTTTAAAaccaaaaacaa from Lathyrus oleraceus cultivar Zhongwan6 chromosome 7, CAAS_Psat_ZW6_1.0, whole genome shotgun sequence encodes the following:
- the LOC127102487 gene encoding uncharacterized protein LOC127102487 gives rise to the protein MTLVEYVREKWLEETTKQFSMLWSQWLMRYKVSPYHAGDEFFGLGKFQRNDPPTFKGIYDPEGKSLKTGGILEAVGTEITYVVFIAYFLEKYFPESVHSKKDIEFLKLKYGNMTVVEYAAKIEELMKFCPYYNGAVAKGSKCIKIYDEDSRTHYVYYKSLSEKKGNNQYRGKLYSAPTEKGKHRVLDEKRLSGGETPTSVKCFKCGIAGHRANDYKSSKNKCFKCGKTRHLIVDCKSNSLTFFNCEKPCHN